In one window of Elusimicrobiota bacterium DNA:
- a CDS encoding CpXC domain-containing protein — translation MSLTVFEEVKCPCGETFRTEVVSSINVQQNPEMRDLLLGGEINILKCPACGDFFYVEHFILYIDTPNELIAFVYPGENEKDRETYEMKMLEDFVTAQDALEPGQKINYTPVLIFGLDSLVDLLNYEDRRKDEVDVVKFVCKTNSIDQIKLKIAQAREVNLPEVLPSFGGLTNTEKISKEAVIAGINKVLALSPGLKIYKEILKRIAGETDWDIKKLLKVA, via the coding sequence ATGTCGTTAACAGTTTTTGAAGAAGTTAAATGCCCTTGCGGTGAAACTTTCCGTACGGAAGTTGTAAGTTCAATAAATGTCCAGCAGAACCCTGAAATGCGGGATCTTTTGCTGGGCGGGGAAATAAATATTCTTAAATGCCCCGCCTGCGGCGATTTTTTTTATGTAGAACATTTTATTCTTTATATAGACACCCCAAATGAACTTATTGCATTTGTGTACCCGGGAGAGAATGAAAAAGACCGGGAGACCTATGAAATGAAAATGCTGGAGGATTTTGTTACTGCCCAGGATGCCCTGGAACCCGGGCAAAAAATAAATTACACCCCGGTGCTTATATTCGGGTTGGATTCTCTGGTCGATCTTTTAAATTACGAAGACAGAAGAAAAGACGAAGTTGACGTGGTAAAATTTGTCTGCAAGACAAATTCGATTGATCAGATAAAATTAAAAATTGCGCAGGCCAGGGAAGTTAACCTTCCTGAAGTGCTTCCTTCTTTCGGCGGGTTAACCAATACGGAGAAAATTTCAAAAGAAGCAGTAATAGCAGGAATAAATAAAGTATTGGCCCTGTCGCCGGGTTTGAAAATTTATAAGGAGATTTTAAAAAGAATTGCCGGTGAAACAGATTGGGATATCAAAAAACTTCTTAAAGTTGCTTAA
- a CDS encoding response regulator: MQKKILIADDEQILVEILKARLERNYTVITANNGEEALKQISLEKPDLLILDLLMPKKTGYNVLSEIVTEGIYVEKVPKVIILSARGKEIDGGLGQRLGADAYFVKPFQLSELEAKIADLLKD; the protein is encoded by the coding sequence ATGCAAAAGAAAATACTTATAGCAGATGATGAACAGATTTTGGTTGAGATATTAAAGGCAAGGCTTGAGCGGAATTATACTGTCATTACGGCAAATAACGGTGAAGAAGCCCTTAAGCAAATTTCACTGGAGAAACCAGATTTACTGATTCTGGACCTTTTGATGCCTAAAAAAACAGGGTACAATGTTCTCTCAGAAATTGTTACAGAAGGAATTTATGTAGAAAAAGTGCCTAAGGTTATTATTCTCAGCGCCAGAGGCAAAGAGATTGATGGCGGCCTGGGCCAAAGACTGGGCGCTGATGCATATTTTGTAAAACCCTTCCAATTAAGCGAACTTGAAGCCAAAATTGCTGACCTCCTGAAGGATTAA
- a CDS encoding hybrid sensor histidine kinase/response regulator, whose protein sequence is MLSERILIVDSDKSIISSCKSVLSTEEYSFDISSSGEMALNCLKNNSYDLALVDIELPDMDGLELLSRIKREYSDLNIIVISGQGTIQKAVESMRLGAQDYISKPFSKEELKSIVKRSLEYRRLSSEIYGLQIIKKLYRAIIAISSLMNVDRVLHLILEFACGIVRGDSGTVMMLNERTQELEVKVEFALKGDIIKAKNVKVGESVSGWVVEHNEPLLLVGEVKKDTRFKNIALRPEVKSALCVPIKIKDKIVGVINVNTTTSPHIFGHTDLELLKLFAEDAGVAIENAQQVYEHLAELNKLKTEFIATVSHELRTPLTVISWTVKNLMDGVFGPLDGVYIKWLNEVNKNSEQLINLINNLLDLSKLEAGKAEIKKINLNINDSIKETINKMAVLAREKDLKVSFEFDKDPLLVYGNKDRLEQVISNILMNAVKFNQIGGEIKIISQLDKGKTRISISDTGVGIDPINLEVIFEKFRQIKKDEFEISRGLGIGLSIAREVITQHQGKIWAENNKDKGSKFIIVLPSVISDKK, encoded by the coding sequence GTGCTTAGTGAAAGAATTCTTATAGTTGACAGCGACAAATCAATAATTTCATCCTGTAAATCAGTGCTTTCAACTGAAGAATACAGTTTTGATATATCTTCTTCAGGCGAGATGGCTTTAAACTGTCTTAAGAACAACAGCTACGACCTGGCCCTCGTGGATATCGAGTTACCTGACATGGACGGCCTTGAATTGCTCAGCAGGATAAAAAGGGAATATAGCGACCTTAACATTATTGTCATCAGCGGGCAGGGGACGATTCAAAAAGCTGTTGAATCGATGAGATTGGGAGCCCAGGATTATATTTCAAAACCATTTTCGAAAGAAGAACTGAAATCGATTGTCAAAAGGAGCCTTGAATACCGGAGGCTCTCTTCTGAAATTTACGGGCTTCAAATAATAAAAAAATTATACCGCGCAATTATAGCCATAAGTTCTTTAATGAATGTGGACCGGGTGCTTCATCTTATCCTAGAATTTGCCTGCGGGATTGTCAGGGGCGATTCCGGCACAGTGATGATGCTTAATGAAAGGACCCAGGAACTTGAAGTAAAAGTTGAATTTGCCTTAAAAGGCGATATTATTAAAGCGAAAAATGTTAAAGTCGGAGAAAGTGTTTCCGGCTGGGTGGTTGAGCATAATGAGCCGCTTCTATTGGTGGGGGAAGTCAAGAAAGACACCAGGTTTAAAAATATCGCTTTAAGGCCTGAAGTAAAATCAGCGCTTTGCGTGCCGATAAAGATAAAAGATAAAATAGTCGGCGTGATAAATGTCAATACGACGACTTCTCCGCATATTTTCGGCCATACGGACCTGGAACTCCTGAAACTTTTTGCGGAAGATGCAGGCGTAGCCATCGAAAATGCGCAGCAGGTCTATGAACACCTGGCTGAACTCAATAAGCTTAAAACCGAATTCATAGCAACCGTATCCCATGAATTACGTACTCCGCTTACTGTAATAAGCTGGACTGTTAAAAATTTGATGGATGGTGTTTTTGGCCCGTTAGACGGCGTTTATATTAAATGGCTGAATGAAGTAAATAAAAACTCAGAACAATTAATCAACCTTATAAACAACCTTCTGGACCTTTCGAAACTTGAGGCGGGTAAAGCTGAGATTAAGAAAATAAACCTGAATATAAATGATTCAATAAAAGAAACGATAAATAAAATGGCAGTTTTAGCAAGAGAAAAAGATTTAAAAGTAAGTTTTGAATTTGATAAAGATCCTCTGCTGGTTTATGGCAACAAAGACCGGCTGGAACAAGTAATAAGCAATATTTTAATGAATGCCGTTAAATTCAATCAAATTGGCGGCGAAATAAAAATAATCAGCCAATTGGACAAGGGGAAAACCAGGATTTCTATTTCTGATACGGGAGTCGGCATAGACCCGATAAACCTGGAAGTTATTTTCGAAAAATTCAGGCAGATAAAAAAAGACGAGTTTGAAATAAGCAGGGGCTTAGGGATAGGCCTTTCCATTGCGCGGGAAGTTATAACCCAGCATCAGGGAAAAATATGGGCGGAAAATAATAAAGATAAAGGAAGTAAATTTATTATTGTATTGCCTTCAGTTATTTCGGATAAAAAATAA
- a CDS encoding tetratricopeptide repeat protein → MKKLIFFLSFMILHFNIFAQETPEYLAGLRNYAKDFKEYEIGHFKVRLTDNDLILKPYLEENLETIYQHIGKIFNCFPQDKVLIEVYPSRESFAFASTLGDETVERSGAIGICKFNRLMLASPSTLPQGYRWIDTICHEYTHFIINRVSNAGCPLWLHEGIARYYDTSWRKDPPQYMTSGNANVFADAIKQNKLIPFSRMAPSMVYLKDQDEVNLAFIEVSNSIDFMNKNYPEKIVKLLQNMGIGDNSEEKAFKNVLGCSIDKFEKLWQKNIRKLSIQKTAGAVSDKIRWKKYNEVDEFVGVNARDYVRLGDRFKKNNNFEVALIQYNKALALEPFNPVVLYKKSRTLLSLGKIDDAEAALTACIDKNPNYVSPYELLGELYLNKKNFKKAREMLIEAASINPFNPFSRANLEFAKTQIKQNP, encoded by the coding sequence ATGAAAAAATTGATATTCTTTTTATCTTTCATGATCCTTCATTTCAATATATTTGCCCAGGAAACCCCTGAATACCTGGCAGGCCTGCGCAATTACGCTAAAGACTTTAAGGAATATGAAATAGGCCATTTCAAGGTGCGCCTTACGGACAATGATTTAATATTAAAACCTTACCTGGAAGAAAATCTTGAAACAATATATCAGCATATAGGCAAAATTTTTAACTGCTTTCCGCAGGACAAGGTTCTTATTGAAGTCTATCCTTCAAGGGAAAGTTTCGCTTTTGCTTCTACCCTTGGCGATGAAACCGTTGAAAGATCCGGAGCCATAGGAATATGCAAATTCAACAGGCTTATGCTGGCGTCGCCTTCAACCCTGCCCCAGGGTTACCGGTGGATTGATACCATCTGCCATGAGTATACGCATTTTATCATTAACCGGGTTTCAAATGCCGGCTGCCCGCTCTGGCTGCACGAAGGAATTGCGCGTTACTATGACACTTCCTGGCGAAAAGACCCGCCGCAATATATGACTTCAGGCAACGCCAACGTTTTTGCTGACGCTATAAAACAAAATAAATTGATACCTTTTTCCCGAATGGCGCCTTCAATGGTTTATTTGAAAGACCAGGATGAAGTGAACCTGGCTTTTATTGAGGTTTCCAATTCCATAGATTTTATGAACAAGAATTATCCTGAAAAAATCGTGAAATTACTCCAGAATATGGGCATCGGGGATAACTCGGAAGAAAAAGCGTTTAAAAACGTGCTGGGCTGCAGCATAGATAAATTTGAAAAGCTCTGGCAAAAAAATATCAGAAAACTTTCAATACAAAAAACTGCCGGAGCCGTTTCCGACAAAATCCGCTGGAAAAAGTATAATGAAGTGGACGAATTTGTGGGGGTTAACGCGAGAGATTATGTGAGATTGGGGGATAGGTTCAAAAAAAATAATAATTTTGAAGTGGCTCTTATACAATATAACAAAGCTCTGGCACTTGAACCTTTCAACCCCGTAGTCTTATATAAAAAAAGCAGAACCCTGCTGTCTTTAGGCAAAATAGACGATGCCGAGGCCGCCTTAACGGCCTGTATAGATAAAAATCCCAATTATGTCTCGCCGTATGAATTGTTGGGGGAGCTCTATTTAAACAAAAAGAATTTCAAAAAAGCCCGGGAAATGCTAATCGAAGCGGCTAGTATTAACCCGTTTAACCCTTTTAGCCGGGCGAACCTGGAATTTGCTAAAACCCAAATCAAACAAAACCCTTGA
- a CDS encoding DUF4175 family protein, giving the protein MADNLNSFLQAVKKRRNTYILCEHALFFIVVSVSSLVYLSFLDYCLPLAQAFNYVFWYIFLALCIFTILRGFAMAKIKPEEIILEIQNKIPFLKDSYLNAWQIKDKLPQAESMGISVELSEEFIASTSRALNPVQLRKIINFKDLSWFGSSLIALALIICSFWLKTPEILRDNSLKFIMPYNSIEFDKYVKVFPGNASLPLGSDFEISAVIPENSSYQPQLFIRMNNSDWLQAKMNQSQHRFVSDKIHLISKVNYYIKWKALRSSNYSVVPVPLPKLGDFHITYYFPSYTGMTSKEGKMFGDRPLLLGARIEFSAAANKTLKNAALLANYGRKIPLRISSGNKIKGELIIEKDGECWFELIPEDGVIDPSPAHYPLFITKDREPRITILSPAADLLVAQDAKPKIVYKAEDDFGVSNIELRWSVKNLGIANKTPEKSMEIKRLNSVKNELTDEYEWALSEIDVKPGDIISYFLKVYDNDTITGPKSSLSDIYTLEIYNYETEHAKVEEGLKKFREDMLNVLGEQISTKEKLCKLLNDQAQKLTPEQNKELMDSQENIKKHTNDVNENLKEILDKMENDPYTNYQIYQEHKALSESLEQLSKNQMPNAQNSLSQKDYPSAKNTMEDIIKNLEKMNLIAEDVLQYQKMEDLINSGNKLNDLAQGLEKGLQSPQNSENMKKLNEALDAIKETMDKMNELMKKMPQELPEEFINQQAVKDINTQQMQNSADNIRDALSKNNMEQALKEVQNLLKQMQKMLKTMQDASNSVGFGSADKKMDEQVRKSTLELGEIISQQKQVINDTQSMENIRQDKISKEQEKILEKLAALQREAINNTHRMIDLSGKINLPVINGNYRFQMPDCIGPMEKVYKELSIKRIVKSKEWLKDIIAAVDSCGQLVEGYSTKISTNQTELWNGYSKIKTGTIEIKHSEQEILKTLESEIQPDFSEPEKAQMRNISEKQNKLKNRALDLDRNIQDLSRKSAAITPEISYNLRRAAHEMTNAESNLNGSKSKEALQSEQKALDCLTGSGESMNSAGESISMMVSKFNKPMAMPMQRKSNMSGGNAGVKSGAVELPDINDYLPPKEYREELIKALKEKYPQTYEQVIKQYYKKLTE; this is encoded by the coding sequence ATGGCCGATAACCTGAATTCTTTCCTTCAAGCAGTCAAAAAAAGAAGAAATACTTACATATTATGCGAGCATGCCCTTTTTTTCATCGTAGTCAGTGTATCCAGCCTTGTTTACCTCTCGTTTCTTGATTACTGCCTGCCTTTAGCGCAAGCATTCAATTATGTTTTTTGGTACATATTTTTAGCGCTTTGTATATTTACCATACTGCGCGGTTTTGCAATGGCTAAAATAAAGCCGGAAGAAATCATACTGGAAATACAGAATAAAATTCCATTTTTGAAAGACAGTTATTTAAATGCCTGGCAGATAAAAGACAAACTTCCGCAGGCAGAATCGATGGGAATTTCGGTTGAGTTGTCCGAAGAATTTATTGCCTCTACCAGCAGGGCACTAAACCCGGTTCAATTGAGAAAAATAATTAATTTTAAGGATTTATCCTGGTTTGGTTCTTCGCTGATTGCGCTGGCCCTTATAATATGTTCTTTTTGGCTGAAAACTCCGGAAATACTAAGAGATAATTCACTAAAGTTTATTATGCCTTATAACTCAATAGAGTTTGACAAGTATGTTAAAGTGTTCCCGGGAAATGCCAGCCTGCCGTTAGGAAGCGATTTCGAAATTTCGGCAGTTATTCCGGAAAATTCTTCATACCAGCCGCAATTATTTATAAGAATGAACAATTCCGATTGGCTGCAGGCAAAAATGAACCAATCCCAGCACAGGTTTGTTTCCGATAAAATCCACCTGATTTCAAAGGTAAATTATTACATAAAATGGAAAGCGTTGAGAAGCTCCAATTATTCTGTTGTGCCGGTACCTTTGCCTAAACTGGGCGATTTCCATATTACGTACTATTTTCCTTCCTACACGGGGATGACCAGTAAAGAGGGCAAAATGTTCGGCGACAGGCCCCTGCTTCTAGGCGCCAGGATAGAGTTTAGCGCTGCTGCAAATAAAACCTTAAAAAATGCAGCTTTACTGGCCAATTACGGAAGAAAAATACCTTTAAGAATTAGTTCCGGAAACAAAATAAAGGGAGAGCTTATTATAGAAAAAGACGGGGAATGCTGGTTTGAGCTTATACCTGAGGACGGTGTTATTGACCCGTCTCCGGCGCATTATCCTCTATTCATTACCAAAGACAGAGAGCCAAGGATAACTATTCTTTCCCCGGCTGCAGACCTTCTCGTAGCACAGGATGCTAAACCAAAAATAGTTTATAAAGCCGAGGATGATTTTGGCGTTTCAAATATTGAATTAAGGTGGTCCGTAAAAAATTTGGGGATAGCAAACAAAACGCCGGAAAAATCCATGGAAATTAAAAGATTAAATTCGGTAAAGAATGAACTCACGGATGAATATGAATGGGCTTTATCGGAAATTGACGTAAAACCAGGAGACATAATTTCTTATTTTCTCAAAGTATATGACAATGATACGATTACCGGCCCGAAATCTTCCCTGTCGGACATATATACCCTGGAAATTTATAATTATGAAACCGAGCACGCAAAGGTTGAGGAAGGGTTAAAAAAATTCCGCGAAGATATGCTTAACGTCCTGGGCGAGCAGATAAGCACAAAAGAAAAACTTTGTAAACTGCTCAATGACCAGGCGCAGAAACTCACTCCTGAACAGAATAAGGAGTTAATGGACAGCCAGGAAAACATAAAGAAGCATACTAACGACGTAAATGAAAACCTGAAAGAAATACTTGATAAAATGGAAAATGACCCCTATACAAATTACCAGATATACCAGGAACATAAGGCTTTAAGCGAATCTTTGGAACAGCTTTCAAAAAACCAGATGCCCAATGCGCAGAATTCCCTTTCACAAAAAGATTATCCTTCAGCAAAGAACACAATGGAAGACATAATTAAAAATCTCGAAAAAATGAATCTGATCGCAGAAGATGTGCTTCAGTACCAAAAAATGGAAGACCTTATCAATTCAGGCAATAAACTCAATGATTTGGCTCAGGGTTTGGAAAAGGGGCTGCAGTCCCCCCAGAACTCCGAAAATATGAAAAAACTCAACGAAGCGCTTGACGCAATAAAAGAAACAATGGACAAAATGAATGAATTGATGAAGAAAATGCCGCAGGAACTGCCTGAAGAATTTATTAACCAGCAGGCCGTAAAGGATATTAATACCCAGCAGATGCAGAATTCCGCTGACAATATCAGGGACGCTTTGAGTAAAAACAATATGGAGCAGGCCCTTAAAGAGGTGCAAAACCTATTGAAACAGATGCAGAAAATGCTTAAAACCATGCAGGACGCCAGCAATTCCGTGGGATTTGGTTCTGCGGACAAAAAGATGGACGAGCAGGTGCGAAAAAGCACTCTTGAGCTGGGTGAAATAATTTCACAGCAGAAACAGGTCATAAATGACACCCAATCGATGGAAAATATCCGCCAGGACAAAATTTCCAAAGAGCAGGAAAAAATTCTTGAAAAACTGGCTGCATTGCAGAGAGAAGCGATAAATAACACGCACAGGATGATTGATTTAAGCGGGAAAATAAATTTGCCGGTTATAAACGGAAATTACAGGTTCCAAATGCCGGATTGCATCGGGCCCATGGAAAAAGTATACAAGGAACTGTCAATTAAACGTATTGTTAAATCAAAAGAATGGCTGAAAGATATAATCGCAGCGGTTGATTCCTGCGGACAGTTAGTAGAGGGGTATTCAACCAAGATTTCTACAAATCAAACTGAATTATGGAACGGCTATTCAAAAATAAAAACAGGCACAATCGAAATAAAACATTCCGAGCAGGAAATTTTGAAAACTTTAGAATCAGAAATTCAGCCGGATTTTTCCGAACCCGAAAAAGCTCAGATGCGCAATATTTCTGAAAAACAAAACAAACTGAAAAATCGCGCGCTGGATTTGGACAGAAACATCCAGGACCTCTCCCGCAAAAGCGCCGCTATTACTCCTGAGATTTCCTATAACCTGCGCAGGGCTGCGCATGAAATGACAAATGCAGAAAGCAATCTTAACGGCTCAAAATCAAAGGAAGCCCTGCAAAGCGAGCAGAAAGCCCTCGACTGTCTTACCGGGAGCGGAGAGTCAATGAACTCTGCCGGTGAAAGCATCAGCATGATGGTGTCAAAGTTCAATAAACCGATGGCTATGCCGATGCAGCGCAAAAGCAATATGTCCGGGGGCAACGCGGGAGTTAAATCCGGAGCTGTAGAACTGCCTGATATAAATGATTACCTCCCGCCTAAAGAATACAGGGAAGAACTTATAAAAGCTTTAAAAGAGAAATACCCTCAAACCTATGAACAGGTTATAAAACAATATTATAAGAAGCTGACAGAATGA
- a CDS encoding glycosyltransferase, producing MSKKVLLLTASYGTGHGTASKFVQKSLNELFKDEIETKIVDFLKVNSKEGRIHIFEKIYNWTMEKPHVWDFIFDISNGQLAHFYFTNIFPKFFKNMFDIFDAEKPDLCVTSHPYWNFIIDLYNKTRKNSKEKALRYICIVTDSTEIHRTWVSENTMNYMVCDSESKELMINKYKVPAEKIRITGFPVNPDLGKPLDRDAFLRSLELNPKMLTLLFVVGLGDVKKFIRIIEYLAGSKSKNFQVIIITGKYKVIYDELAKKTFEHPTKVIGWTDKMPDFIRSCDLVISKCGGAIVMETLACGKPVFIPVFTPGQERGNAMLLKKHGFGFVEEKYEKIAGLLDNIISNPKTVYDMQSKIQQYSKPFASQDIARFIKTII from the coding sequence ATGTCGAAAAAAGTTCTATTGCTTACTGCCAGTTACGGCACGGGGCATGGCACAGCAAGCAAATTTGTTCAAAAATCATTAAATGAACTTTTCAAGGATGAAATTGAAACGAAGATAGTTGACTTTCTTAAAGTTAATTCAAAAGAAGGGCGCATCCATATTTTTGAAAAGATTTATAACTGGACGATGGAAAAACCGCATGTCTGGGATTTTATATTTGATATTTCAAACGGGCAGCTTGCCCATTTCTATTTTACTAACATTTTCCCGAAGTTTTTTAAAAATATGTTTGATATCTTTGACGCCGAAAAACCCGACTTGTGCGTCACTTCGCATCCTTATTGGAATTTCATAATTGACCTTTACAATAAAACAAGAAAAAATTCTAAAGAAAAAGCGTTGAGATATATATGCATAGTAACGGATTCCACCGAAATACACAGGACCTGGGTAAGCGAAAACACAATGAATTACATGGTTTGCGACAGTGAATCCAAAGAACTCATGATAAATAAATATAAAGTTCCCGCAGAAAAAATACGCATTACCGGTTTCCCTGTAAATCCTGACCTGGGAAAACCCCTGGACCGGGACGCTTTTTTACGCAGTTTGGAACTGAACCCGAAAATGCTCACTCTGCTTTTTGTTGTAGGCCTGGGAGATGTGAAGAAATTTATCCGGATAATTGAGTATCTTGCAGGTTCGAAAAGCAAGAATTTTCAGGTGATTATAATCACCGGGAAATATAAAGTAATTTATGACGAGCTTGCTAAAAAAACTTTCGAACATCCGACAAAAGTAATCGGCTGGACTGACAAAATGCCGGATTTTATCAGATCCTGTGACCTGGTAATTTCTAAATGCGGAGGAGCTATTGTGATGGAAACCCTTGCCTGCGGCAAGCCGGTTTTTATTCCGGTTTTCACCCCCGGCCAGGAAAGGGGAAATGCAATGCTGCTAAAAAAACATGGTTTTGGTTTTGTTGAAGAAAAATATGAAAAAATAGCGGGCCTTTTGGATAACATAATTTCAAATCCTAAAACCGTATATGACATGCAATCCAAAATACAGCAATACAGCAAACCTTTTGCTTCCCAGGACATAGCCAGGTTTATCAAAACAATCATTTGA
- a CDS encoding glycosyltransferase family 2 protein gives MGKTLSIIIPVYNEEDNIKRLYLELKEVIEKIDYKTDVVFVDDSSKDRTCDVLDEIAKEDKKIKLIRFSKNYGQTAAISMGIRNSNGNIIVLMDGDLQNDPRDIPLLLELIEEGYDVVSGWRKNRQDKLITRKFPSLVANSIISYFTGLKIHDFGCTLKAYEREVLGKYAIYGEMHRLLPAYCYWQGAKVTEVVVNHRKRIHGKSKYGINRTLKVVLDLLVIKFLLSYLTRPIYIFGGIALFLFLAGFVINGFVIVRKFFFQGDWLSPLFFIGFLLWSVSVICLLLGLVMEIVVRFYLESKEELPFKVSKKVNF, from the coding sequence ATGGGAAAAACTCTAAGTATTATAATTCCTGTCTACAACGAAGAAGATAACATTAAACGGCTTTATCTTGAATTGAAGGAAGTTATTGAAAAAATTGATTATAAAACCGATGTTGTATTTGTAGATGACTCGTCAAAGGATAGAACCTGCGATGTTCTGGATGAAATTGCGAAAGAAGACAAGAAAATTAAATTGATACGGTTCAGTAAAAATTACGGCCAGACTGCCGCTATATCCATGGGTATACGCAATTCAAACGGAAATATTATTGTGCTTATGGACGGCGACCTCCAAAATGACCCGAGGGACATACCTCTTTTGCTTGAATTAATAGAAGAGGGTTATGATGTAGTCAGCGGCTGGAGAAAAAACCGGCAGGATAAACTGATTACCAGAAAGTTTCCAAGTTTGGTGGCTAATTCGATAATCTCATATTTTACAGGTTTGAAAATACATGATTTTGGCTGTACTTTAAAAGCCTATGAACGGGAAGTTTTGGGAAAATACGCTATTTACGGTGAAATGCACCGCCTGTTGCCTGCTTATTGCTATTGGCAGGGCGCAAAAGTAACGGAAGTTGTAGTCAATCACAGAAAAAGAATACACGGCAAATCAAAATATGGGATTAACAGGACCCTTAAAGTTGTGCTTGACTTGCTGGTGATTAAATTCCTGCTTTCTTATCTAACCCGGCCCATTTACATTTTCGGGGGAATAGCGCTATTTTTGTTTTTGGCAGGGTTCGTTATAAATGGTTTTGTAATAGTAAGGAAATTCTTTTTTCAAGGCGACTGGTTAAGCCCTTTGTTTTTTATAGGGTTCCTGTTATGGTCTGTCAGCGTTATTTGTTTGCTGTTAGGCCTGGTAATGGAAATTGTGGTAAGGTTTTACCTTGAATCCAAAGAGGAATTGCCTTTTAAAGTATCAAAAAAGGTTAATTTTTAA